Below is a genomic region from Xiphophorus hellerii strain 12219 chromosome 1, Xiphophorus_hellerii-4.1, whole genome shotgun sequence.
AAATGATGTCTTTGCACATCAGTTTGTGGTTACAAACTTGCAGATTCGTAACCACAACAGTGAGAATGGAACAACTCAAGCAACAcctgaaaagaaatatttagtcATGGAAAAATGCAGCCACTTCCTGTAAGAGAacgttgttttatttctgttcttaacctttttttttttactttttttgttgcatgaatgcgtttgtttgcatttcataGTGGTGTGAGTCTCTTTGGCCTCCATTATTTGCGTAGGTTCTGTATTTACTGTTGTTGAGATTACCGTAACGtctttatatatttaaacaCACTTGCTGGTTCGGTGGAGTCTTATCTGTGATTTACGTTTCTATTTTTACAGTATATTTCTCTGTCATAACTGCAAACGTCTTCAGAGTCTCACTCTTTCTATGCTGTTGTATTGGGAGATAGGAATCACAGCCTCCCCTGGATAATTAAAAACCATGAATACTTGAGACTCCCTCCTTACAAAGTGCTTATAAAAACATCCTGTTTTAATAGTTCCAACACCAAATATACTGTAATATGCGTTAATTCACCCAGTGACAACCATCTGAAGAAGAAGCTGTCACTCCTTGATTAGCTGCTTTATTAAAGCCAGTCAATAGCGTATCAGCCAAAGTTATTAAAGGGTATTTCCACTTTCCAAGCTCCATTTTCTTTagcctccagaggcttgcggtgcatgaacctactattcagccacccctaaccagagctcacaagcagaaacggttgCAGTGGGCCCAGCTGTACAGGAAGAtgaattttcaaacagacttgttcactgatgactgctgtgcaaccctggatggtccagatggacgcagtagtggattggtggtggacggccaccacgtcccaacacggctgtgacgtcagcaaggaagtggtggagtcatgctttgggctgaagttatggggagagaatcattggtcggccccttagagtccctgaaggtgtgaaaatgacctcagcaaagtatatggactttgactgatcactttctttcatggtccataaagaagagccgaaccttcagtagcaaaatcatcttcatacatgacaatgcaccatctccattaatgtctggaaaatgagccattccAAAAATCTTctgaatgtaacgtcacaaatcagcagatGCTGCCCCTCACCTGCCCCTTACCTGcccgttacctggcaacccaagCCAAGTCCAGCcatgttacctagcaacctaagctGAGTTCCAGcgcgtttggtcagctggttttaccgctttGTGCTCTGTACGatagctgctggaaaagaaaagtgttttgttgtcaacttaccatccagaaacaacTTACTATATTCTTGttgactaaaatctcattttctcagaatatttttgtgctttgtATTGTCCTTAGGCCTATCCTAACCAGTTCAAGGAAGCAttataggtcacctttaatgtTGTGTTCACAAACAATCATTGATAAAGACTAATATCCgctcatttatttacaaaatgttaaGATTTCCTTGTAtcgtttttttccatttgagacacaatttgaaattaaaatggcCTCAAATTAAGTTTAGATTAAATTAGCATGTGTGATGGACAAACTGTCCTGTGTGAATTAGGAGAATATTCAGCAGCTGTAAACTCTGCTTATGCCTTAGtccaggggtcggcaaccttttctactcaaagagccatttgggaccgcctcccaataaaaagaaagcacttggagccacaacccattttgacatcatatatataaaacctatatgctatgtacaaaaatcgatactatgttgcgtttatgaaatcaacaaactgctgcagagaacacaaaattttatttctgcatgtaacaaaacgcattttacactttgttgatgctcaatttcaaacaaaataccctctgtctatttgggtctttgtatttaagaaataaaaatcgaaacttacccaaaccgcactgaaggaaaaatagaaacagaatgcagtcacctgtcctcctcttattcaggagataaaaatcaaaacttatccaaatattatccaccggcactgaatgaatagaatagaattcaactttattgtcattgcactgtcacaagtacaagcaacgagatgtagtttgcatctatccagaagtgctctacgagatataaatatttatttacagatgtacaagactatgcatgtatggactataaggggttatagcaagagatatagatattgtgtataaatataaatatgggagctatatgcacagattaaacagaatatacaagaatgttagggaatggattatatatgtatataatataatacaagataaataatggcagataaaatttacaggttgtatgtgtgtgtgaagaaaacagtccgtgatgtgtgtgtgtgtgaggatagtccatgtgttattgttgtatgagaggataggggagtacagtccttatagtttatgttttatgtcaggaggcgtttaaaagcgtgacagctgtgggaaagaagctgttctggtgcctggtggttctggtccgtaggcttctgtaacgcctcccagagggcaggagggaaaagagtgtgtgtgctgggtgagtggagtcctttgtgattttcccggcccttttcaaacaccgcttcctgtagatgtccttgatggcagggagcggtgccccggcgatatactgggcagttttcaccaccctctgcagcgcctgccggtcggagacagagcagttcccgtaccaagctgtaatacagttggtgaggatgctctcaatggtgcagcggtagaagtttgtgaggatctctgaggacaggtggttcttcctcagggtcctcatgaaggaGAGGCGCTGATGCgacttcttaatgagtttggagcagctggtcgtccaagtcaggtcctcggaaTTTTTGAATGAACCATGCAAACCCAAAAATGCgcagtctgcttctgtgtcccAACGCGTGTGTGCGGTCACCTGTCctcctgaattaaaaaaagaacaaaacactatTTCACTTAACAATATatagttatgtatttatatttgactGTTATATTCCAGACAACCACGCACACATATGTAAAACAATagctaattaaaatatttattttacctggTTAATGTGATTTTTGCTCCTGAACCTCGCCGCACAGCGTCTAAGATGTCACCTTCATCTTCAAACAGGAGCGTAAGCTGACATCTGTGAGGCGTGAGCGgtgcttgtttttaataaagttcaTGTTGGAAAAGACCTGCTCACAGATGTGTGTGGATCCGAAGATTGCAAGGACTCCAAATGCATACCTCTTCATGTTGATGTAGCTGTTGGGGATGATATTCCATGTTTCGAATACAAGTTTGTCCTGTTTGGGAAGGTTTGCAACTTCGCTCCATTTGTGATTCTGAGCGAGAACGGCCTTCTGATGGCACACATTTTCAAGATCAGCAGTTTTGGCAGAGAGAGGcatgtcttttattttctgcaaaatttcatctttgtttctgaAGTCCGAGAAAAGATGTTCTGAAATCTTAACAAGTGTTTCTTTGAGATAATCTCCATCTGTAAATGGCTTACCATGCTTGATTATTTCCTGAGTAGCCACGAAACTGGCAAATGTAGTGGAAATTGCATCTTAATCCACTTCTTGAAGTGACTCCTGCTCGCTTCAGCCTTTCGCATCAGCTCCGAAacggccttttttctctcctctccctcgggatattttttTAGCAGAGACAGAGTGTTTGTTCTcgaaatgtctttcaacatttgacttcttgttgtttgccagtctttcgccacatattaagcagacaggtgaaccagtttcatcagcggtgaaagcaaaatgatctgtccacgtagcattaaatgttctgccatcttcagaatgtttccttttcttggatttattcatgatgtatcttccaggcaagggtcaaaaagtcaataaatcagtgcgctaaaaaaatgcggtctgccagacatgtggggttcgccaggaatgcctgtcgcacatcggcggacatgacgtatattttgggtgctaaaaattttcaaaactttttgttttaatgttacaagtttaccataatcttcagatttagacatttatttttaaatgattttgatttataattttttaatgatttaattttaataaaatattctatttcccaaagtcactgggagccacaacagaaggatgaaagagccacacgtggctccggagccattggttgccgacccctgcCTTAGGCCATTGTAATATTGGTTCACTAGAAAATAACTGAAGTTATTTACAGTAGAAAATAACTTCTACTGTTAGCTAGCACCTAAAACcaagtaaatgtaaaactgtgtttttgaaagcaagaaaaaccttCAGTCTGTGCCTCACTGGAAAAAGGATCTGCTGTCCCAAATGGAACAAGCTCATTTTAAAGATGGCCTCTCTGAGCTCCACCCACTGTAAAAGTTTCCCTccgttttttttgtgttttgttttgtttgttgttttttcatgagATAGTAATGGCAATTCCAGATTGGTGTGAAGATTAGGCCCGGGAACAAGAAATCCACGAAGCTTTTAACCCGGATCTCGGCTGCCGCTCCATTCAAGGATTGACTTCAGGCAGAGAAATCCTCCATTAGGCAGGATTTCTGAAAtagtttagaaaacatttactgCTCCCTTAATCCCCcaggagaaaaacaggaaggagAATATTTTACTGCTATCTATGGGAGTTTCAGTTTGGACAGAAATGGGCCTCTTAGCATCAATTGCTGGGAATACTGATGTAAAACTGGGAAATGTGAAGCTCTAATCATCGTTTATTTCATATGGAATGACTTCTCTGCCTGTCATAGTCATGGTGATTGTGTAGgaacatgtttacatttgctGGTTAATGTGCAAGTTAATGTGTGTGACTTGCAGTGAGTGTGCAAGTCACACACCCACTGCAAGGGagtcacatttttcttcatgtcTGAATCTGCAGAGATAAGCTGGAATGGCAGATCTGAACCTTAACGTTAATAACATCACTATTAAAGGGTATATTCATTTCTTTTCCAGGTCTGTTTAGACTTGTAGCTCATAacagttgtatttatttccacaagCTAAAATGAAGCCTGAAAAAAACACTGATATTGTGTTTTGAAATGCCAAACTTTGGCATCAGTAACTAAAACAATGTCCATCCAAGAGAAAAGTGATAACAGAAAAGTGTCCAGTTCAAATTTGAGGTTTTAAAATGAGGATTTGCACGACGATCTGAGCAGTTTGGAGACTCAACAAACCGGTACGCTACggagagattttaaaaattctctGTAGTGAACCTGATCTACATAAAATTGTTCACaaaacttaaaatacaaaattctaataaaaaaaattgttggcGTAGATGTAATTTGTGCTCCATTTCTGATCAGCATTGTTACTTTGATGGGTTTGTgcctgtatttatatttttccaaacaGCTGTCACCAAAGTAGTTCATGTTTTATGATACTAAAGATACTGAGGCGATGCATGAAAGGAAAGCTAAAATACTCTCCTTTAAGATGGCGActaattattttactaattgattattatattgattattctgataaattgtaaaaagaaatttagagaaaaacatttagtcataGCTGGAGGgctgaagacattttattgttgtaGTCTGCAATTTTACCTCTCAATGGCATTAAACTCTACTTACTGATCCTTCAATAACATgagtttacatttttcatgtttttatacttcccTTTGgggctgcttctaaaaacaatccaagcatttaaaaaacatccaCCCGTTTTTTGGCAATACTTGGTTCTCATGCACCGTCACACCTCCGtgaactttgtaactgacagccatcttagcagccagttgctatgacaacaacaaacagcCCCCAAGCTACAGCTCTCGCTTCGTTCCTAACTTATGAACTATGTAAGTATTACAACTATTACTCGattacaatttttgagtactctacccacctctgtgtaataccaaaataaatataacttctACAGGGATATTTACTGTAGCACTTACTGCCgaactagcaaaattagcttagctaatgctTATATGCTAGCTGAGACGGACATGTAGCCTATGTGTACTTACTCTGCCAGAACCGGAACCTTGTTATTAAAGAGCTCGTACGTCCTTTACAAATCCGTTTAAACATTGATTGAATATAGATTTCAGGCGAAGCTCCTCCATGATGTAAACACTCTTCTTGTTCACCAAGTAGTGAACTATATCACAAAATGAGATCGGAGGCAGCTTGTCCACATTTTCCTTCTCCGTCTCATATGAGTCCATCccgacagcagccattttgttcatggATCTTTCTCTCGCACCAGGGGCTTGAGCTcctgccccttttatccttgatgcccctaatGCCctttttgagggttttttttgtttttcaaaaaaaataattttttttctattttttttatctgtatgtcCGAAGGCCtgcttgtgcccctcagcaataatatttagctaaatataataatttatataatcaactggcagattatctCCTAGTGAAATTTAATCTCCCAGTGGGAcgagtactttttcatcaacattaaggaaattaaggaattactgatttaaaataagatcatatcttgttgaaaagttatttgtaaattagctttcttttatttgaagtgtactaacattttcagtagaaactagagcaaaaatacttgataagatatTGTGGGGGTATTTCAGTGCAGTCAGATATACCcagatgtttctttcttttaaaggttgatatttgcacaaaatgtttcatgtcGCAGCGATTACAGGTCGCCTTTTAGTTTGTATGCAGCAGATTCTTGGTGGGATTTGTTTGGATGTGTGATCGCGTTTGCCCTTTTTTTCTACATAACGGAAAATTGCTGAGGGAACGACCCATTAATGTAAATCTGTCTGCCTGTTCCAGACGCTTGAAGAAGGTTAAATTTTAAATCACTGTCTCACTGAGgagctttctttttgtttttttgcttgttttcacaGGTTCTCAGTTTTACAATCTTTATCTGCTATGCTTCATCCTGGTATGGTGGCTACACTGTTCCTGCCATCTGCGAGATGTGCTTTGCTATCGTGTTCTTCTGCATCTACATGATGGGCCTGGACAAGCAGTTTACATCCATCAGCTGGGTCTGGAGTGTAAGTTCTTCATGAGCAAACGCATTTTAAAGCGGCGCGGCGCTCAGTCTATTatgttctgatttttaaaatttttttcctgcaggacTTTTTCCGTGCCTTTACTGGCACTGTAGTTTACCTCATCACGTCGCTCATCTGCGTCATCAGAGGAGCCGGGGACGGAGCGCTCATCGCAGGCGGGGTCAGTTCGCTCGTCTCATGTCTGCTCTGAAACTCCTGATTCTGGGTTTTACTGTTTCTGACGGCCGTTTACCATGCGACATGTTTCTAGGGAGATATGCAGAAGAAAATATGTTCTGTTTACCCTGATACACGGCAGCTCTTTGTCACAATTCACTAATTCTGAGAATCTGATAACATCTCACATTTCCTTCCTGTTCAACTTCAAAAACAACTGTAGTTATTTTCAAACAGCTTCACTTTGGAAGGTTTTACCAGAGTGTGGTAAACTGAATGTTATCACCAGGGTCAtaatagttttgggtttttcattatagttttgtTGTAACggtttgttagttttatttagtttttagcGTCTGTTTGCTAGCTTctatttgttagttttatttattttttcatattttgggCAATTTTTAGGTGTAGAATTAAAATAGGTTAAAGTATTGTGTTGTGATCATGTAATGAAGGCTCAACAGAAGAcaccatttttaaaacatataacCAATTATTGCAGAATAACTGttgttttctcccaacttttgtTGTCGCCATTTTGCGTCGCCAGGCAGGAAATGGAGAATTGTAATTTGCCAACAGCTGATGTAAACTGCTTGgctgaggaaaaaataaattaacttcatATCAGTTCGAAAGGCTAATAAATGGATTCATTAACAAGAAAGTGAAGGATGTAATATCTATAATTtcagcatgttttagttttataaacgcACAATATTGTTACATTTAGTTACAGTTTTTCGctattaattactgtttttatttatttcagttaatgaaaatgttttctcaatttgactttttttattttgttagtttaagtTAACTGTTATAACTTTGTTTGCACATCTTCAAGAGTAGAGTGCAGACCATGGCATAtagtcaaaacattttgaaccaCATGCCAAACCTCGGATGTTTTCTTCTCCCTGGAATAGaagtcataaaataattttattgtgaattactttctctttattttaaatgccaaacaataaactaaatattcattagtttactgaaacaaaatggaaaagaagaaattattgTAGTTCCATAAAGGGGCCTCAGACGTTTTCTGTTACATCGGAAAGGCGTTGAATGggttgaatgtttttgttggttCTTTGTTCAAAACCCCGGCCATATTTAGCTAAATCAGTCTGTTTTTCAGTAAATAGTCACCGAGCGTTTGTGACCGTGCATACATTGATattaaaatgaagtaaaaaaaacatggctaataacagaaaatatactgctcaaaaaaataaagggaacactttaagtgttaaacacctgtttaagtgttccctttatttttttgagcagtgtactTTCCGTACCTAACTGTTTCCATTTAAGAAGATATTTAAATTAGTAAATGAAAACGTCCCtcttcaaaaattattttaaaaatacatcatttGTGGTCAGAGGTCCACACAAAATTATTCCAAGGGCTGCTAATGGCCCCCGAGCCGCATTTTTGACGCCCCTGGTATAGTGGGAAAGGCGTGGAAAAGCACAGAAGTAGAAAAAGGTCAGAATTCAAAATCTTGTATCGACTTGTTCTTACTCACTGCGTACCCCaggcaaaaataatattcacaaAAGATACTTTAAACCTAAAGGGCAGAGGTCAAGATTTCACAGGAGCAACGAGgaataaaatgtctcaaaagTTTTTAGTCTAAAATGAGCTTTGTAGCAGTACTGCATTCAGATATTATTGCTTTTGGATTTCAACATAAAGTGAACTTCCCTTTTCTTACCCACATCCTTCCTCTGTGCTGTGGATCCCTGGCTGGGTCGCAACACGAGGTCACAACCATCTGCATCCGACCAGGTTGCGACAGAACACCTAAGTTGCAGCTTCGCATGTGTAcaacatgacaataaaaataaattaatgcaatTGTGGAAAGCatctttaattttgaaaaaaaacaatgtttatgtTAATTAAGCCATATTGTCACAGGAAATAAGTCTGTATGGGACTGAATGATTGATCCTAAAATGAAACCTGAAATAATTGAGCTGTTTTGCTCGTGTTAGGCCATTTGAACACGTGGTGGCTCCTTCTATGAACCAAAAGGGAAGTTcgttttttgtctgaaaatgtcTGATGGTGTTTATTTTGCAGTCTGACATGAACAGAGAAGTAACAGGAGAAAgggatgaaaataatttaaaataaaaactcaaacagtTTGCCATTAATTTTAATCGACACataatcaaactaaaataactgAACGGACTGAACTAAAGTTCAAAGGAAACAGGGCTGATctaattaaatgaataataaaagcaaatacAGATAACAAGTAAATcaacaagaataaaaacaacccaagaccctaagcttttgttttaatattaataaagttCTTATTTTGCTGTATTTCTCAGGTGTTCGGCTTGCTAGCTGGTCTCCTATTTGCATATGATACGTACACCATCTACCTGCAAATCAAGAGCGCCAGGTCGCAAACTGAAGGTTCTGGTAGGAACATAAATGTTTATTCACCAATGCATCCAAAATCTCCCCTGTGacacaaacactgcaaaaacacaaacttttaccaagtatttttgtctagaaaTCACTTAAACTTAAAGTTATAcaatataggagcttattttaagtcaataatcctttaatattgataaaaagttccagttccattggcagatttgATCTTTtatataagacatttttccaatgagtgaaaaaaaacttCTACCAATGTAACCAGtactttttttctccaacttttaaggtattatttacttaaaacaagcttctactgtatatcttgctgaaaagttagttggaagttagttttgtcttatttcaagtgtaacaTTATATTTGGACTACAAACTAGAACAAAcatatttggtaatattttgtgtttttgcagtgaacctcatgcagtatatatatatttcctgtTGGTATATAAAACATACTTACTTTCTTGATGtacttttctaaattaatttccAGGTGGCACAGCTTAACCAGTCCACACATCTGTCATCGACgctgcagaaatacaaaaacacagaagagcGGCTCACTGAAGGGAGATGGACAGTAAAATGACCAGGTCACAGTTTTAATCATTGCAACTGTATGGTGTGAACAAATGAGAAGTATTTTAGCAGATGCCTGAGAGGAATACCACAGAACCAAAGTAAGAGGCACTGTACTGTACatctgtgtttgcatgtgtgctGCGGTGGGAAAAACCCCCAAGTTTTTGTTCCGACCAAGACAGACCATCGACTAAACAGGGAAACCTGGCATTAATAAGGTAACAAAAGACTGTTTGGTCTCTTCAAATAGCTTTTCTAATACTTTTCTTTACTGTTAACGAACTGCTGTAGGAAATATTAATCGTGTTATTTGGACTTCGGAAGTAACTGATGCATTAGGAGTTATTTAAAACCGGATAATATTCGTCTTGTCATTGAtgtcaatatttgtttttgtaaaagtcaGTAAAATATTATAATACACGGTCTCTGTTTTTTATGAGGGTTTTGTTAAGAGGTCATGAGTAATAAATATGTCACCAACTTCAATTGACTCTCCTGGCATTTTCACTTGGATAAAATTTTGAACTAAGCAAAAGGCTCAACAGCCCAGGTTAGCTAGctgcaaaactttttttttct
It encodes:
- the LOC116709006 gene encoding proteolipid protein 2-like: MAADITESSSASVVQKLQSYVRTLKGTILAAEIVLSFTIFICYASSWYGGYTVPAICEMCFAIVFFCIYMMGLDKQFTSISWVWSDFFRAFTGTVVYLITSLICVIRGAGDGALIAGGVFGLLAGLLFAYDTYTIYLQIKSARSQTEGSGGTA